One window from the genome of Elaeis guineensis isolate ETL-2024a chromosome 5, EG11, whole genome shotgun sequence encodes:
- the LOC105045170 gene encoding RING-H2 finger protein ATL64-like, whose amino-acid sequence MDPNTEFDDGVPRKNYELSGKIMLITVVVLLTATLLVLFLHLYLRWRVLRRIASARRRLRHRLVIAGEAHDALRPADRGLAPDVLESLPVLVFSAAAAAAAGGEGDGAEVVECVVCLNEFEEGEKVRSLPLCGHRFHTECIDMWFHSHAICPLCRAAVKAASPRVHTTVPVRVLPPNPWEAAAEERACSPSCLCSRCRAEGIGSSSTTLGGPELRIEIPARWGEGFRGSEEEIESGLGLGMPGVQGTKSPGSRMQLLTRLLNRDLRLHCDGNSGGEPDLEREERAERSPPPPSPPPPPPTTAAL is encoded by the coding sequence ATGGATCCGAATACTGAGTTTGACGACGGGGTTCCACGGAAGAACTACGAGCTAAGCGGCAAGATTATGCTCATCACCGTCGTCGTGCTCTTAACCGCCACCCTCCTCGTCCTCTTCCTCCACCTCTACCTCCGGTGGCGTGTCCTCCGCCGCATCGCCTCCGCCCGCCGCCGCCTCCGCCACCGCCTCGTCATCGCCGGCGAGGCCCACGACGCCCTGCGCCCCGCCGATCGCGGGTTGGCTCCTGACGTCCTGGAGTCCCTTCCCGTCCTCGTCTTCtcagccgccgccgccgccgccgccggaggcgaAGGAGATGGGGCGGAGGTGGTGGAGTGCGTGGTGTGCCTGAACGAGTTCGAGGAGGGGGAGAAGGTGCGTTCCCTCCCGCTGTGTGGTCACCGATTTCATACAGAGTGCATTGACATGTGGTTCCACTCCCACGCCATCTGCCCCCTCTGCCGCGCCGCCGTGAAGGCGGCGTCGCCGCGGGTCCATACCACCGTCCCGGTGCGAGTACTGCCGCCAAATCCTTGGGAGGCGGCGGCGGAGGAACGAGCTTGTTCGCCCTCCTGTCTGTGCTCCAGGTGCCGAGCGGAGGGGATCGGGTCTTCGTCGACTACGTTGGGCGGTCCGGAGCTGAGGATCGAGATACCGGCGAGGTGGGGCGAGGGGTTCAGGGGATCAGAAGAAGAGATAGAGTCAGGATTAGGGTTGGGAATGCCGGGGGTGCAGGGTACGAAGTCGCCAGGAAGCCGCATGCAGCTGCTTACGAGGCTTCTAAACAGAGATCTGAGGCTCCATTGCGACGGGAATTCGGGCGGGGAACCGGATCTGGAGCGGGAGGAAAGGGCGGAGCGGTCTCCTCCGCCGCCATCCCCACCACCACCTCCACCGACGACGGCGGCACTTTAG
- the LOC114914233 gene encoding RING-H2 finger protein ATL2-like, with the protein MKMARPSRTLSASPSPSGPPPSEHAHGAGHSRVLYPLLLALNILLIFLFYFGIWHFFCKKDQRVGDTNAATTSSSTPSSPGPHARNGRRLDSRVLSSLPIFVYTIGGEEKMECAVCLMEFKEGENGRLLPRCNHRFHTECVDMWFQSHTSCPLCRASVESSAPDSGAAV; encoded by the coding sequence ATGAAGATGGCAAGGCCAAGTCGAACGCTATCAGCTAGCCCGAGCCCCAGTGGCCCTCCCCCGTCCGAGCACGCTCATGGGGCAGGCCACAGCCGAGTGTTGTACCCTCTTCTCTTGGCCCTCAACATACTCCTCATCTTTCTCTTCTACTTTGGCATCTGGCATTTCTTCTGCAAGAAGGACCAGCGAGTAGGTGACACCAACGCTGCCACCACCTCTTCCTCCACTCCCAGTTCTCCCGGTCCCCATGCAAGAAACGGCCGGAGGCTGGATTCCCGAGTCCTCTCGTCGTTGCCGATCTTCGTCTACACCATCGGCGGCGAGGAGAAGATGGAGTGCGCTGTGTGTTTGATGGAGTTCAAGGAGGGCGAGAATGGCCGGCTGCTGCCGAGGTGCAACCATCGCTTTCATACGGAGTGCGTTGACATGTGGTTTCAGAGTCACACCAGCTGCCCTCTTTGCCGGGCTTCTGTCGAGTCCAGTGCTCCGGATTCTGGCGCGGCGGTGTGA